A window of Ipomoea triloba cultivar NCNSP0323 chromosome 2, ASM357664v1 contains these coding sequences:
- the LOC116010370 gene encoding betaine aldehyde dehydrogenase 1, chloroplastic-like, whose translation MAVTNICIPIRQLFIDGEWREPAKKNRLPIINPATEETIGDIPAATAEDVDIAVEAARRALAGEWGSKTGAQRAKYLRAIASKVKERKPELGTLETFDSGKPWAEADADMDDVAACFEYYADLAEALDSKQKTPIPLHLDQFKSYVHKEPLGVVGLITPWNYPLLMATWKVAPALAAGCAAILKPSELASITCLELGEICRDVGLPPGALNILTGLGPEAGAPLASHPHVDKIAFTGSAATGVKVMTAAAQLVKPVSLELGGKSPIVIFEDVGDLDIAAEWTIFGCFFNGGQVCSATSRLILQESIAAEFLDTLLKWTKNIKISDPLEEDCRLGSLVSRGQYEKVLKFISTAKSEGATILYGGQRPEHLEKGYFIEPTIITDVNTSMQVWKEEIFGPVICVKTFKTEEEAIELANDTHYGLGAAVLSKDPKRCERLTKAFQSGIVWINCSQPTFCQPPWGGKKRSGFGRELGEWGLENYLNIKQVTQYDSEDPWGWYKSPAPSKM comes from the exons ATGGCGGTTACGAATATTTGCATACCGATCCGACAGCTGTTCATCGACGGCGAATGGAGAGAGCCGGCGAAGAAGAATCGTCTTCCGATCATCAACCCCGCTACCGAAGAAACTATAG GGGATATTCCGGCAGCGACGGCGGAAGATGTGGATATAGCGGTCGAAGCCGCTCGGAGAGCTCTTGCCGGAGAGTGGGGATCAAAGACAGGGGCACAGCGGGCAAAATATTTGCGTGCAATTGCTTCTAAG GTTAAGGAGAGGAAACCTGAACTTGGAACACTTGAAACCTTTGATTCTGGAAAGCCATGGGCAGAAGCCGATGCAGATATG GATGATGTTGCAGCATGTTTTGAGTACTATGCAGACCTTGCTGAAGCTTTGGATTCTAAACAGAAGACTCCTATTCCTCTTCATCTTGACCAATTTAAGTCGTATGTTCATAAAGAACCACTTGGGGTTGTTGGGTTGATTACTCCATG GAATTATCCCCTGTTGATGGCTACCTGGAAAGTTGCTCCTGCACTTGCAGCTGGGTGTGCAGCAATACTTAAGCCATCTGAATTAGCTTCTAT taCCTGTTTGGAGTTGGGTGAGATCTGTAGAGATGTGGGTCTTCCCCCTGGTGCCCTTAACATTCTAACTGGTTTGGGTCCAGAAGCTGGCGCACCATTGGCATCTCATCCTCATGTTGACAAG ATTGCATTTACAGGAAGCGCTGCCACAGGGGTCAAAGTCATGACTGCTGCTGCTCAACTTGTCAAA CCTGTTTCACTTGAACTTGGTGGAAAAAGTCCTATCGTTATATTTGAGGATGTGGGGGACCTTGATATAG CTGCTGAGTGGACTATTTTTGGATGCTTTTTCAATGGTGGTCAAGTTTGTAGTGCCACATCCCGCCTTATATTGCAG GAAAGCATCGCTGCAGAATTTTTGGACACACTTCTGAAATggacaaaaaatattaaaatatcagATCCCTTAGAGGAGGATTGTAGACTGGGTTCTCTTGTTAGTCGTGGACAG TATGAAAAGGTGTTGAAGTTCATATCAACTGCCAAAAGTGAAGGTGCAACCATTTTGTACGGTGGCCAGCGACCTgag CACTTGGAAAAAGGGTATTTTATTGAGCCAACCATTATCACTGACGTAAATACCTCAATGCAAGTCTGGAAAGAGGAAATATTTGGACCTGTTATTTGTGTGAAAACATTTAAAACTGAAGAGGAAGCCATTGAACTAGCAAATGACACCCA CTACGGTTTGGGTGCTGCTGTTTTATCAAAAGATCCCAAAAGATGTGAGCGTCTGACAAAG GCCTTTCAGTCAGGAATCGTCTGGATCAACTGCTCACAGCCAACCTTCTGCCAGCCACCTTGGGGAGGAAAGAAGCGTAGTGGTTTTGGACGCGAATTAGGGGAATG